In Virgibacillus sp. NKC19-16, a single genomic region encodes these proteins:
- a CDS encoding aromatic-ring-hydroxylating dioxygenase subunit beta: MTVKTITRQDVVDFLYTEAKILDEWRLKEWAALFTDDGTYKIPPIGDPEASATKSLFYAHDNRDRLQERAERLLKKEAHVEYPHSTTVHNYNNILVSNLDSDVITVECNFTIHRTKREVMDTFIGKHTYELVEQDDEIKIKSKKVVLHLDSLRPHGKISLIL, translated from the coding sequence ATGACTGTAAAAACGATAACACGTCAAGATGTGGTTGATTTTCTTTATACGGAAGCCAAAATATTGGATGAGTGGAGATTAAAGGAGTGGGCTGCATTGTTTACAGATGATGGCACCTACAAGATACCGCCTATCGGTGATCCGGAAGCGAGTGCAACAAAGTCGTTATTCTATGCACATGATAATCGGGATCGACTTCAGGAGCGAGCAGAAAGGTTACTGAAAAAAGAGGCACATGTCGAGTATCCACACTCTACCACGGTCCATAATTATAATAATATTTTGGTGAGTAATTTGGATTCAGATGTCATTACAGTGGAGTGTAATTTTACAATCCACCGAACGAAAAGAGAAGTGATGGACACGTTCATCGGGAAGCACACGTATGAACTTGTCGAGCAGGACGATGAAATTAAGATTAAAAGTAAAAAGGTTGTCTTACATTTAGATAGCTTGAGACCTCACGGGAAAATTAGTTTAATTCTATAA
- a CDS encoding VOC family protein gives MAKTKEEIINKESAQERLETYLRTVAHIGHVEISVTNFDQSLWFFTEVMGLVLTESDGDRAYLRAWQDFDDYTLVLRASNVSEVNRMGWRVSTEESLKLFEKQLKEMNIDFIWVAGGEKRALGDMIQFKSPAGFPVELYWEKELFVTDDPKLQSKLPSHPSKYSFRGVSPRRFDHVNMMVNDVKKEQEWWTDLLGIHHRYYIQNKEDVRLGSWLSRTNIAHEMALMRNSNQNGASFHHLAYYLDSPDELIRAANIMAENDIEIEWGPGKHGTSGAQFIYVFEPSGHRIEIWTGGFLIFSPDWEPIEWGSGIGQLGLEMWGSTPPETYFTYGVKIGE, from the coding sequence ATGGCTAAAACGAAGGAAGAAATAATTAATAAGGAATCTGCACAAGAGAGATTGGAAACGTATTTACGAACGGTTGCGCATATCGGGCATGTCGAAATTAGTGTCACAAATTTTGATCAATCATTATGGTTTTTCACAGAGGTAATGGGTCTTGTATTAACAGAATCAGACGGGGATCGTGCTTACCTAAGAGCTTGGCAGGACTTTGATGATTATACGTTGGTTCTAAGAGCATCCAATGTATCCGAAGTCAATCGTATGGGTTGGCGTGTAAGCACGGAGGAATCACTAAAGCTATTTGAAAAGCAATTAAAAGAAATGAATATTGACTTTATATGGGTAGCAGGTGGCGAGAAGCGAGCATTGGGTGACATGATTCAATTTAAATCCCCTGCCGGATTTCCGGTTGAACTGTACTGGGAGAAAGAACTGTTCGTAACGGATGATCCAAAACTGCAGTCAAAATTACCGAGCCATCCAAGTAAATACAGCTTTAGAGGCGTCTCACCTCGTCGCTTTGACCATGTCAATATGATGGTTAATGACGTGAAAAAAGAACAAGAGTGGTGGACGGATCTACTTGGTATTCATCATCGCTACTATATTCAGAACAAAGAAGACGTTCGCTTAGGTTCATGGTTGAGTAGAACGAATATTGCACATGAAATGGCGCTCATGCGGAACTCCAATCAAAATGGAGCATCCTTTCATCATTTAGCTTATTACCTGGATTCTCCGGATGAACTTATCCGTGCAGCAAACATCATGGCAGAAAATGATATTGAAATTGAGTGGGGTCCTGGTAAGCATGGAACAAGTGGTGCGCAATTCATCTATGTCTTTGAGCCTTCTGGTCATCGAATAGAAATATGGACAGGTGGATTCTTAATTTTCTCCCCGGATTGGGAACCAATTGAATGGGGATCCGGTATCGGCCAATTAGGTCTTGAGATGTGGGGAAGCACACCACCGGAAACCTATTTCACGTATGGCGTGAAAATAGGGGAATAA
- a CDS encoding 3-hydroxyacyl-CoA dehydrogenase family protein, which produces MERRTVDSCGNSTSLKTPQRWSSARRLKPCPRKATVRSGNQQALASSFLLTAKIKSNSTHVTHVTLITKRGIKMKNITVLGAGVMGHGAAQLFAQAGKNVCIRARRETSLEKARELITNSFKMMVEKEMLTENEMEQALVRITYTTDLLESIQDTDFILESIPEVLEQKLETYEIIEGAVSDKTIISSNTSTFPLEELTQRAKHPERFIITHFFNPPQLVPIVEIAKFEKTTENVVNTTYDLMKEIGKSPVVLNKEITGFIVNRVQVAMLREAFHLIEEGVATAEDIDIAMKGSMGFKWAFCGPMESQDLAGLETTQAMVGNIMQDLSNTRDVPSFLSEMVENEHHGIRTNQGFYNYDDHGEKAIKTRDDSFLDLLKLQKSKANREKSVSSIE; this is translated from the coding sequence TTGGAGCGGAGGACCGTTGACTCCTGCGGGAACAGCACGAGTCTGAAGACCCCGCAGCGGTGGTCTTCCGCGAGGAGGCTGAAGCCGTGCCCGCGGAAAGCAACGGTCCGTAGCGGAAATCAACAAGCACTTGCGTCGTCTTTTTTATTAACTGCCAAAATTAAAAGCAACAGTACTCACGTAACTCATGTAACATTAATCACGAAAAGGGGTATTAAAATGAAAAATATCACGGTGCTTGGAGCAGGGGTTATGGGACATGGTGCGGCTCAATTATTTGCCCAAGCTGGAAAAAATGTATGTATTCGAGCCAGACGCGAGACATCTCTGGAAAAAGCGCGAGAACTTATTACAAACAGCTTTAAAATGATGGTCGAAAAAGAAATGCTGACCGAAAATGAAATGGAACAGGCATTAGTACGTATCACATATACCACAGATTTGCTTGAATCTATTCAGGATACGGACTTCATTCTGGAATCCATTCCGGAAGTTCTTGAACAAAAACTAGAAACGTATGAAATCATTGAAGGCGCAGTCTCTGATAAAACGATTATTTCGTCCAATACTTCTACGTTCCCATTGGAAGAGTTAACGCAGAGGGCAAAGCATCCGGAAAGATTTATCATTACTCACTTTTTTAACCCACCACAACTTGTACCAATTGTAGAAATCGCTAAATTTGAGAAAACAACTGAAAATGTCGTAAATACAACCTATGATTTAATGAAGGAAATCGGAAAGTCTCCAGTAGTTCTAAATAAAGAGATTACAGGATTTATCGTCAACCGTGTTCAAGTAGCTATGCTTCGCGAGGCATTCCACTTAATCGAAGAAGGAGTAGCCACTGCTGAGGATATCGATATCGCTATGAAAGGAAGTATGGGCTTTAAGTGGGCTTTCTGCGGTCCGATGGAAAGTCAGGATTTAGCCGGTTTGGAAACAACACAAGCGATGGTTGGCAACATTATGCAAGATCTATCAAATACAAGAGATGTTCCCTCTTTCTTATCGGAAATGGTGGAGAATGAGCATCATGGCATTCGAACAAATCAAGGTTTTTACAATTATGATGATCATGGTGAAAAAGCAATTAAGACGCGAGACGATTCTTTCCTGGATCTCCTGAAATTACAAAAAAGCAAAGCGAATAGGGAGAAAAGTGTTTCATCTATAGAATAA
- a CDS encoding amidohydrolase family protein, which yields MQRNLKIDFHTHIISEEFLDLAEKYGDDRWPILEKTCDCGANIMIKGKKFREITDQAWDAEKRLKDMDEEGIDIQVLSPIPVTFSYWSDPEQGLEMATFQNDFIASIAKENPKRFIGLGTVPLQDVDIAIKEMKRAVHDLGLKGVQIGSNVNGKNLDDPELERFFEAANEQGVPLFVHPWETLGGERMPRHNFMYMVGMPSETALAAGSIIMSGMLDKYTNLKICFAHGGGSLPYLLPRMDKGWNVWPQIRKTEKPPSHYAKLLYYDSLVYDENNLQFMIDRFGVDQIIAGSDYPFLLREVPSGKVVDQLTTLSDGEKDQIHGLNALQFLNLDKEQYM from the coding sequence GTGCAACGTAACTTAAAAATTGATTTTCATACGCATATTATATCAGAGGAATTTTTGGATTTAGCCGAAAAATATGGGGATGATCGTTGGCCTATTTTAGAGAAAACATGTGATTGTGGGGCCAATATTATGATCAAGGGCAAGAAATTCAGGGAAATAACGGATCAAGCATGGGACGCAGAAAAGCGCTTAAAGGATATGGATGAAGAAGGAATTGATATCCAAGTATTATCACCAATACCGGTGACATTCAGCTATTGGTCAGATCCGGAACAAGGATTAGAAATGGCAACATTTCAAAATGACTTCATCGCATCCATCGCTAAGGAAAATCCAAAAAGGTTTATCGGTTTAGGTACCGTTCCACTGCAAGATGTAGATATAGCCATAAAAGAAATGAAGAGAGCGGTTCATGATTTAGGATTAAAAGGGGTTCAAATCGGTAGTAATGTGAACGGTAAGAATTTAGATGATCCAGAACTCGAACGATTCTTTGAGGCTGCAAATGAACAGGGCGTTCCATTGTTTGTTCATCCTTGGGAAACATTAGGAGGAGAACGGATGCCGCGCCATAATTTCATGTATATGGTCGGTATGCCTTCAGAAACAGCTTTAGCAGCAGGTAGTATTATTATGAGTGGAATGCTAGATAAATATACAAATTTAAAAATATGCTTTGCACATGGCGGTGGATCCCTGCCATATCTATTACCAAGAATGGATAAGGGCTGGAATGTGTGGCCGCAAATCAGAAAAACGGAGAAGCCACCAAGTCACTATGCGAAACTTCTTTACTATGATTCGCTTGTTTACGACGAAAATAACTTACAATTTATGATTGACCGGTTTGGAGTGGACCAGATCATAGCAGGTTCCGACTATCCATTTTTATTACGTGAAGTCCCATCCGGAAAAGTCGTTGATCAATTGACAACATTAAGTGACGGAGAAAAGGACCAAATCCATGGTCTAAATGCATTGCAATTTTTAAATTTAGATAAAGAACAGTATATGTAG
- a CDS encoding indolepyruvate ferredoxin oxidoreductase subunit alpha, with the protein MAFVITEPCLNEKSGECVSICPVDCIEEGDDQFLIDPNTCIDCGACVAACPVDAIVDEHDLNPAQEVYLEKAESFFE; encoded by the coding sequence TTGGCATTTGTTATAACGGAACCGTGTCTTAATGAAAAATCAGGAGAGTGTGTTAGTATTTGCCCGGTCGATTGTATTGAAGAGGGTGATGACCAATTTTTAATTGACCCAAATACATGTATTGATTGTGGTGCTTGTGTCGCTGCTTGTCCAGTCGATGCTATCGTGGATGAACATGATTTAAATCCTGCACAAGAAGTATATTTGGAAAAGGCTGAGAGTTTTTTTGAGTAG
- a CDS encoding NAD(P)/FAD-dependent oxidoreductase yields the protein MINENEIYDMTIIGGGPVGLFTAFYAGMRQSSVKIIESLPELGGQLAALYPDKYVYDVAGFPKIKASDLVDGLMQQMNQFENDVCLNEEVKEVTKEDGIFTIKTSAQTHYSKTIIITAGNGAFKPRTMNLENEDRFAGKNLHYRIENLTDFENKDVCIFGGGDSAVDWALMLENVASKVSIIHRRDRFRAHDYTVKLMQESSVDVLTPFIPTEIVGESRIDTIKLKQAKGDENMELKADDYIVNYGFISNLGPINDWGLEIENNSILANSKAETTVPGIYAVGDISTYAGKVKLMATGFGEAPIAVSNAIVYMDPTASLHTAHSTSIMSREKKKKKKEKVATY from the coding sequence ATCATTAATGAAAACGAAATATATGATATGACCATTATAGGTGGAGGCCCGGTAGGTTTATTTACGGCATTTTACGCAGGCATGCGCCAATCAAGTGTGAAAATAATTGAGAGTTTACCAGAATTAGGTGGACAGCTTGCCGCATTGTATCCGGATAAATACGTGTATGATGTAGCTGGCTTCCCAAAGATAAAAGCGAGTGATCTGGTAGATGGATTGATGCAACAAATGAATCAATTTGAAAATGATGTTTGCTTAAATGAAGAAGTAAAAGAGGTAACAAAGGAAGATGGTATTTTTACGATAAAAACAAGTGCGCAAACACATTATTCGAAAACGATTATTATTACTGCCGGCAATGGAGCCTTCAAACCACGAACGATGAATTTGGAAAATGAAGATCGATTTGCAGGAAAGAACCTGCATTATCGTATTGAAAACTTAACGGACTTTGAAAATAAGGATGTTTGTATATTTGGTGGAGGAGATTCAGCAGTGGACTGGGCTTTAATGTTAGAAAATGTAGCATCAAAGGTGTCCATTATTCACCGGAGGGATCGATTCAGAGCGCATGATTATACGGTGAAGCTAATGCAGGAGTCTTCGGTTGATGTCCTCACCCCGTTTATTCCTACAGAAATAGTAGGGGAGAGCCGGATTGATACCATTAAGCTTAAACAAGCAAAGGGCGATGAAAATATGGAACTAAAAGCGGATGATTATATCGTGAATTATGGTTTCATATCCAATTTAGGTCCGATCAATGACTGGGGTTTAGAGATAGAAAACAACTCAATTCTAGCAAACTCAAAAGCTGAAACGACGGTACCAGGTATCTATGCCGTTGGAGATATATCCACATATGCGGGCAAGGTTAAATTAATGGCCACCGGATTTGGTGAGGCTCCTATAGCGGTAAGTAATGCAATCGTCTATATGGACCCAACAGCATCCCTACACACTGCTCATAGTACATCCATTATGAGCAGGGAGAAGAAGAAAAAAAAGAAGGAAAAGGTAGCTACCTACTGA